The Paracoccus sediminicola genome has a segment encoding these proteins:
- a CDS encoding ABC transporter substrate-binding protein codes for MSMTFLTRRRLLAAGGAGLAALPLGMRPMRAAAQTPVSLQLSWLHSVQFAGSYIAQDRGFWRDAGLEVALQQGGPNAPVEPPVVSGNALVGISAADYTAAAVAEGAPFRIICVAMQKNPFVIASLPENPVNEPADLEGKRIGMALANTPVLQALCSINDVDIDAIEIVPTQYSAQPLVSGEVDCLLCWETDLPVAMAIQGIECITMLMADHGYAVHSQTYIATEDSLANRRTELVGLMAGELRGWEAYRRDTDAAAQLTLEMFPDAGLDLPTQQLQAERQVPLMFSELTDENGFGWWTDDTVAANIETLALLGREVSPELWDRSILEEIHGS; via the coding sequence ATGAGCATGACATTTTTGACGAGACGCCGTCTTCTGGCGGCGGGCGGTGCCGGGCTGGCCGCGCTGCCCCTGGGGATGCGCCCGATGCGGGCGGCTGCACAGACGCCGGTGAGCCTGCAACTGTCCTGGCTGCATTCCGTGCAGTTTGCTGGCAGCTATATCGCGCAGGACCGGGGTTTCTGGCGCGATGCCGGGCTGGAGGTCGCGCTGCAGCAGGGCGGACCGAACGCGCCGGTGGAACCGCCAGTCGTGTCTGGCAATGCTCTCGTCGGGATCTCGGCAGCGGATTACACCGCCGCCGCCGTGGCCGAGGGGGCGCCGTTCAGGATCATCTGCGTGGCGATGCAGAAGAACCCCTTCGTGATCGCCTCGCTGCCCGAGAACCCTGTCAATGAGCCCGCCGATCTGGAGGGCAAGCGCATCGGCATGGCGCTGGCCAACACGCCGGTGCTTCAGGCGCTGTGCAGCATCAACGATGTGGATATCGATGCGATCGAGATCGTGCCGACGCAGTATTCTGCGCAGCCGCTGGTTTCGGGCGAAGTGGACTGCCTTCTGTGCTGGGAAACCGATCTGCCGGTGGCGATGGCCATTCAGGGCATCGAATGCATCACCATGCTGATGGCCGATCACGGCTATGCAGTGCACAGCCAGACCTATATCGCCACAGAGGACAGCCTTGCCAATCGCCGCACTGAGCTGGTCGGGCTGATGGCGGGCGAACTGCGCGGATGGGAGGCCTATCGAAGGGACACCGACGCCGCGGCGCAACTGACGCTGGAGATGTTCCCGGATGCCGGGCTGGATCTGCCGACGCAGCAGCTCCAGGCCGAGCGGCAGGTACCGCTGATGTTTTCCGAGCTGACCGACGAGAACGGCTTTGGCTGGTGGACCGACGATACCGTCGCCGCCAATATCGAAACCCTTGCGCTGCTTGGGCGTGAGGTCTCGCCAGAGCTATGGGATCGCTCGATCCTAGAAGAGATCCATGGAAGCTGA
- a CDS encoding lysylphosphatidylglycerol synthase transmembrane domain-containing protein, whose translation MTTRRLLQIGVALALMALLWMRLDGKAALHLLREARPGWLIAALLILSAQTLLSAARWRLTARQLGLRIPPSLAVREYYLAQIVNQSLPGGVLGDMGRAVRSRRAAGLTRAAEAVVIERMAGQAAIFGMMLTAVLAVTLVPGGLGLPTAVLGLVSAIAAAILILTLALLYLPGERMRHLRIAVGRSMGREVLPLQIALSLGTATANLLAFDACARATGTALPLSALMVLVPLIITTMLLPISISGWGLREGAAAALFPLAGASSEAGLAASIAFGLVFLVSTLPGIAILLATTRRRVSRD comes from the coding sequence ATGACGACGCGCCGCCTTCTGCAGATTGGCGTGGCGCTTGCGCTGATGGCGCTGCTGTGGATGCGGCTTGACGGCAAGGCGGCACTGCATCTGCTCCGCGAGGCGCGGCCGGGCTGGCTGATCGCGGCGCTGCTGATCTTGTCCGCGCAGACCCTGCTTTCTGCGGCGAGGTGGAGGCTGACCGCCCGGCAACTCGGGCTGCGCATCCCGCCATCGCTTGCGGTGAGGGAGTATTATCTTGCCCAGATCGTCAACCAATCCCTCCCCGGCGGCGTTCTGGGCGATATGGGTCGGGCGGTGCGCTCGCGCCGGGCCGCCGGGCTGACCCGCGCCGCCGAGGCCGTGGTGATCGAACGCATGGCAGGTCAGGCCGCGATCTTCGGCATGATGCTGACGGCGGTGCTGGCGGTCACGCTTGTGCCGGGCGGGCTTGGCTTGCCGACAGCGGTTCTCGGGCTTGTCTCCGCCATCGCCGCTGCGATCCTGATCCTGACGCTGGCCTTGCTGTATCTGCCTGGCGAGAGGATGCGCCATCTGCGCATTGCCGTCGGCCGGTCCATGGGCCGCGAGGTTCTGCCCCTGCAGATCGCGCTGAGCCTTGGCACCGCCACGGCAAATCTTCTGGCCTTCGACGCCTGCGCCCGCGCAACCGGCACCGCATTGCCGCTTTCGGCGTTGATGGTGCTGGTACCGTTGATCATCACCACCATGCTGCTGCCGATCTCGATCAGCGGCTGGGGCCTGCGCGAAGGCGCGGCGGCGGCGCTTTTTCCACTGGCCGGTGCAAGCAGCGAGGCAGGGCTCGCCGCGAGTATCGCTTTCGGGCTGGTCTTTCTGGTCAGCACGCTGCCCGGCATCGCGATTTTGCTGGCGACAACTCGCCGCAGGGTGTCACGGGATTGA
- a CDS encoding ABC transporter ATP-binding protein, translated as MEADANPDAPPEIVCTGLSKAFRGGVQVLPPLDLTFAAGHTTAIVGPSGCGKSTLLRLVAGLETPSGGTVRIGGAPPERMQRGGAISMAFQDPSLLPWRTVSGNIALARTLARKPADPEAVARLIGLVGLSGFGDTRPAALSGGMRQRTAIARAMVTRPSLLLLDEPFGAVDELTRRQLAQELPRLWEERGTTTLLVTHSVDEAVLLGDRVLVMSPRPARIVGDISIGLPRPRRAHITRSAAFQELTARVSEALAEGVHGIHGQAAE; from the coding sequence ATGGAAGCTGACGCGAACCCGGATGCGCCGCCAGAGATCGTCTGCACCGGGCTGAGCAAGGCCTTTCGGGGCGGGGTCCAGGTTCTGCCGCCGCTGGATCTGACCTTTGCCGCGGGGCACACGACCGCCATTGTCGGACCCTCCGGCTGCGGCAAATCCACGCTTCTGCGCCTTGTCGCAGGGCTTGAGACGCCGAGCGGCGGCACGGTGCGCATCGGTGGCGCGCCGCCTGAACGGATGCAGCGCGGCGGGGCGATCTCGATGGCGTTCCAGGACCCGTCGCTGCTGCCCTGGCGCACGGTCAGCGGCAATATCGCCCTGGCCCGGACACTGGCCCGCAAGCCAGCCGACCCGGAAGCCGTTGCGCGCTTGATCGGGCTGGTCGGGTTGAGCGGTTTCGGCGACACACGCCCCGCGGCGCTGTCCGGCGGGATGCGGCAGCGCACCGCCATTGCCCGCGCCATGGTGACCCGGCCGAGCCTGCTGTTGCTGGACGAGCCCTTCGGCGCAGTGGACGAGCTGACCCGTCGCCAGCTTGCACAAGAGCTGCCCCGGCTGTGGGAAGAACGCGGCACCACCACGCTTCTGGTCACGCATTCCGTCGATGAGGCGGTGCTGCTTGGCGACCGGGTGCTGGTCATGTCGCCGCGCCCCGCCCGGATCGTGGGGGATATTTCCATCGGCCTGCCTCGTCCGCGGCGGGCCCATATCACGCGCAGCGCGGCGTTTCAGGAACTGACCGCCCGCGTCTCCGAGGCACTCGCCGAAGGGGTGCATGGCATTCACGGCCAGGCCGCCGAATGA